GTTTATACGGTTGTTATTAGAAAAATCTATTCCCACAAAAAGTTCTGAGTTTGTCAAACTCTGATGGGTAAAGTGTCCCGTATTGTTTTTTACTTTTTTAAACTCTTTTGGGTGCATAAGTATTACAAACTTCGTATCTGTATCTAACTTCTCACAATACTTACACATACAGGAACTCTTCGGTCTGTAACACTTATAACATTTTTCTCTATCGCCGTAATATGTACATTTCATAAGTGGAATTATAGTAAAATAAACTTATGAATGATGATATGTATGATTTGGTAGTAGTTGGTAGCGGTGCAGCCGGACTTATTGGGGCTGTAGTCGCAGCTCGGGAAGGGAAAAAAGTCTTAGTACTTGAAAAACTCTCAAAAATAGCCTCAAAACTAAAAGCGACAGGCGGAGGTCGCTGTAACCTTACAAATACACTTTCCAATGAAGAGTTTATGTCCCGTTTCGGACGAGATGGGCGTTTTATGCAGGATGCTTTAAATGGTTTTGATCATAATGATTTAGTAGAATTTTTAAAAGGAATCGGGGTTGAGACCCATGCTCCTGACGGCTTTAGAATATTTCCAACCTCACATTCATCCCAGACAATCATCGATGCTTTTGAAAATGAACTGACACGTCTAGATGTTGAGATCAAATGTGAGCAAAGGGTTGAAAGACTTTTGCTTGAGGGAGAACATATCTCAGGGATTAAAACACAAGATGCCATCTATAAAACTGCCAATGTGATCTTGGCAACGGGAGGACTGGGATATCCTGCTTTAGGTGCTGAGGGAGACGGTTATATATTAGTTGAAGAGTTAGGACATAAAGTCACAGACCTCTCCCCAGCTATGATGCCTCTTAAAACAAAAGAGAAGTGGCAGGCAAACTGTCGAGCTGACACCATACCTAAAGTGGAACTTCGTGTTGATATTAAAAAACACAAAAAACTGCGGGCAAAAGGGGATCTTATCTTTACTAAAGAGGGGATCCGCGGTCCGGTCGTACTTGATTTTGCCAGAGAGGTAACACCGCTGCTTAAGAAGTATGATGAAGTTCCAATTCTCCTTAACCTTACAAAAGGAAAAAATGAGGAGCAGATTCGTGAACATCTCAAAAAAATCTCCCAAGAGGATCCTGACAAAACCATTGTAGAGCTTGTACATACCCTACTGCCACTGCCCCTCTCTGAAGAGTTGTGTAAACTTGCAACAATTGAGCCCGATCTAAAATACAATAAAATAGAGGGGCAAAAACGGGATCACCTCATAAAACTTCTGGCCTGGACACCAATGACGGTTACGGGACACGACGGGTTTAAAATGGCTATGATTACACGTGGAGGGATCAGCCTCAAACAGATAGAGCCAAAAACTATGCAAAGCAAGCTAGTTCAAGGGTTGTATTTTTGTGGTGAGATTATGAACCTTGACGGTCCCTGCGGCGGTTATAATCTCCAGTGGAGTTTTGCAAGCGGTTATCTTGCAGGGCAACTCAAAAACTAAATTATTTGGAAAGTTTTATACCAAAGAGTTCGAGTCTCTTTGTCCCCATATAGTAAGGTTCCCATCTCTTAATCGCAAGTGGAACTGCAATGTTTAATAAAAAGATCGTAAAGATTAAAATATCGAACTGTTCAATGTCGATGATCTTCTCATCCACATAAGCGATATCGATTACGATAAAGGCAAGTTCAGCTCGTCCGAGCATCCCAAGACCAATCATCACACTTTGATACCATTCATACTTTCCGGTAAACCTTGCGGCAAGAGCAGCCGAGAGAACCTGAAGTATAAAGACCGCAAAAAAAAGTACAAAAACTATAGGAAAAACCTCGGTTAGCAGTTCCATATCAAGGATTAGTTTACTTCCGAGCTCTACAAAAAAGATAGGTCCAAAGATAGTATAGGCAAGATGATTGATCACAAACTCACTGTCTTTCCTGTGGGAACGCAGTTGATTATCCACTTTGATCATAAAATACTCTTCACGTAAAAACAACCCTGCAAAATAAGCCCCTATCGCAGGGTGAAACCCAAACCTGTCTGCTAGTGCTCCAAAAACAAAAGCGGTAAAGATCATCACCAAAGGTGTAAACTTTCCGCTATAAGCCATAAGTAGTTTTCTAATACCTAAATATTGTCTCACTTTTACGATAACATGAAACAATGCACTATATTTCTTATCTCTTTCTTTAGTGATAGAATCAGGAAAAAGTACCAGCCCTATAAAACTGATGATCGCAAAAAAAGCGAGCACTTTTGCGATGATAATGGAAAGTTCGTTAAACTCTATCATCGAACCATTCTCACCCGTAGTACTTACAGCGATCGGTATCATAATAGAGAGCCCGATAAGGGAGAGTATATCATCTACAACTGCCGCACTCATAATAGCAGTTGATGCGGTAGTTTTATGTAATCCTTGTTCTCGGAGTGAAACCATGGTCAAGCTCACAGCAGTGGCTGTCATAGTCAGTCCCCAGATCATCTGCGTATTAAACCCGTAACCAAATAACCCGGCCGTATAATACCCTGCTAAAAACGGAAAGATTGCACCGATTACCGCTATTCCGAAACTTCTTTTGAGTCCCTCTATAAAATGGTTGAGATCCTCATCAAAACCAAGGGCAAACATAATAAATATGATCCCCCAGTCCCCTATTGCTTCGAGGATCTCATTATGTGTGGGGAGTATTCCTAAATTGACTCCAAGCGAGCCAAAGATAATAAGCCAAATCACATCAATCGTAGAGGTTTTTTGGGACACTATTTTTGCAATCACAACAAAGAAAAGTATGATCGCCGAATAACTCCAAAGTTCGTGTCCCATTTACAACTCCATTAGATATTAGTGTATCTCTTATTATATCTGAGGAAAATATTGAAGTCAAAAAGAGTTTTAGAAAAAATGTGCTATCCTACCTCCACTTAACAACTATAGGAGCCGTAATGAGAAACTTAAATACTAAACTTGAAGAATATGCAAAAAGGTGTGATGAGATATTTTTATCTGATCACCTAAAAGCCGTGATCGAAGAAGCTTCCCGACATGTAGTAAACATTGATGTGGAAGAGCTTTACGATATTTCAAAAGATATCATTCTTATCGATGTAAGAGAGCCGGAAGAGTTTAGTTCAGGATATATTAACGCTCATACGGTACTTACAATTCCAAGAGGAAAACTGGAGTTTATGGCAATTGAAAAAATTGCAAAACAGTTTGGACAAGATGCCCAGATCGTTACATACTGTCTCAAAGGTCCCCGCGGAGCACTCGCTGCATATCAGCTGCAAAAACTCGGCTTTACAAATGTGAAAAATTTAAGCGGAGGGATCTTACACTGGCTTGCAAAAGGAAATACGATCCACAGCTATCTAGGCGAACTCTCTTTAGCCTAGTTTAGAAAAAATAGCGTATAGATGCGAAGCCAAAAGCTTTTGCATCTTCCACAGCTTTTATCTGCACCTTATCTACAATGCCGCCCAATGCAAAGATCTTAATATTTAAACTCTTTACAATCAACTTCAGATCTTCGATCCCTTTTGGTATCCCTTTGTTTGGAGATGGAAAGATCGGGCTGTAAGTGACATAATCAGCCCCTAAGCTTTGAACCTCGTTCACCTCATCATGCGTATGTGTACTTACAATCACTTCAAGTCCCAACTCTTTCGCTTTTGCAATCTTGTCAAACTGCGTAGAATTTAGATGTACACCCCCGGCATCTAATTGGTGTGCTAAAAGAGGGTCTTGATGGAGAAAACACTTTACACCTTGATGTTCTTTACAAACTGCTATAAAAGTTTTTGCAAGCTCGGCATAGTTTGCATTCTCTTTATCTCGATAAAGTAAAAAATCGGGCTGATGTTTTTGTATCTGTGCCTCTAGTTTCTCAGCGAAAGTTTCACTCTCTTGTGTATAAAACTCCGGTGAAGTGATAAGATATTTTTTCATCTACTTAAATTTTAAAGTCTGGAAATTTACTTGACTCGGTTCTTGATCGTTTTCATATCTCTCTAAGAGCAAAGTTACATGGTTAAGCAGTCTATTGAGCAGATATAATTCAGACGGAGTATATTTCGAGCGTGATTCCTGGATAAACTTGAGTAAAAAATCTACCGCTTCTTTTTCATTTTCGAACTTAATATCTTCGATCAGCTTTTTTACCTCTTCATACTCTGCATCACCACACGTTGAGAGAAAATCGTAACTTAAATCAATTGTCTTCATTGTAGGAACCGCTTTTGAAAAGTTAAAATGGTTATATAACATACACCCTATAAAATACTCTATATCAGAGGGTTCAAATTCACTATATTGATGCTCTTCATCCTCATAGCGCTTATGCCAAATCTCTAAAGCTTTTTCTATATTGTTATTCATTAGCAACCCTTACGTTTTATTTTTGTAATTATAAGGGAATTTTTTGTAAATTTAGAATAAACTTTAAACAATGATCAAATTAGACTCAAATAAACTGCAAAATATTGTACTACCGTCAACAAACAAAGCTTTGGCACAAGTTTTAAAAGATATCGCCCCAAGTGAGAGTGCACTGCTAAGCAAAGCAAAAGATCTCTCCTCCATTTTAAATACAATTTTTAAAGAGTCTGCAACCAATGAGCTTCAAAACCAAAAACTCTTGGAGCTACTTAAAAACAATCCTACCCTCAAAGAGCTGGGAAATATAAAAACTACCATTAAAGAGCTCCTCGGCTCTTTAGAGAATGAGAAACAAAACCTTCCGATCGAAAAACATCTTAAAAGTATGCTCTCAGATATAAAAAATATAGATGATAAGGTACTCAAAGCAAAACTGGAAAATTCGGGAATATTTTTAGAATCGAAACTCAAAAATCTCAATCCTAAAGATGCCAAAATTCAGGAGCTTCTCTCAAACGATTTTAAAGCCGCACTCCTTAAAACAAAACAGGAGCTGGAAAGTTCTCTTTTGCCAAACAAAACACAACTGCTTAATATTGTAGATAAACTTTCCCTGCAAATAGACTACTATCAACTGGTATCACACCTTTCAAACGGCGCTGCCATGTATATACCTTATGAGTTTAATGCTCTTGAGGATGGTAATTTCACTATTAAAAAAGATAAGAATAATGCTTTCTTTTGCGATATAGAGCTCAATCTTAAAAAATATGGTGAATTGCGTGTAAGGCTGGGGCTTTTTGAGAAGAAGTACCTTAATGTAAATATATCTACACAAAATCAGGAGTTAAAACAACTTCTGCAATCGGAGATGAAAGAGTTAAAAGAGCAGCTTAACACAACTGGACTCTTAATTAAAGAGATTCGATTTTTAGACCCAAATCAGACACAATATGCTTCAGATATAGATGCGGTAAATCTCGGTTTTGAGGCAAAAGTATGAAAACAAAAGCAGCAGCACTCAAATACGATGCATCCAAAGACTCAGCACCAAGAGTAACAGCCAAAGGTGAAGGGAAAACTGCGCAAAAAATTCTAGAGATTGCAAAAGAGAATGACATTCCGATAAAGCAGGATGAAAACCTGATTGAACTACTTTCAAATGTGGAACTTGATCACGAAGTACCACCTGAAATGTATAAAGCTATTGCCGAGGTCTTCAGTTTTATCTATAAACATACTAAATAAGTTTTTTTAATACTAAAAGTATCAAATTTTCCCTTGAACAAAAAAAAAGCAACATAAGAGTACCAATTTATATAATTGTATGTTACAATTAACACAAAAAGGTGATAGGTATATCTTATGTCAAGTGAACAAAACTCGTGCAAAAACTTAGAATTGTTAGAACTTGATGAAGTCCCTATTACACAAAAAGAGTACGATAAGATTATTAGCATCCAAAGTAATATTCTTGGCATGGTTGCCGATAATGAAGAGAGTGACGTTGTACTAAACACTTTATGTCGATTGGCTGAAAAGCTTCTTCCTAATGCTGTTGCTTCTATTATGCTTTTGGATCCAAAAAGCAATTCTCTTAGTGTTTTATCTGCTCCTTCCGTACCAGAAGCCGGTCATAAAGCATTGGAAAAATTAAAGCCTGGAAAAGGTGCCGGTTCTTGCGGCAATGCAATCTTTCAAAATGAAGCACAATATGTCGTAGATACATTTGAAGATGAAAGATGGCTTGACTTAAGAGAACTCGCACACGATTTTAACCTATGTGCTTGTTGGTCCATGCCTGTAAAAGATGAAAATGCTCAACCTATTGCTACGTTTGCTCTTTCATCTTTTGAACAGCGTTCCCCTTCAAATTTTCATAAAAAATTATTAGAAACTGGTGCTAAGATTATTAGCATTGTCCTAAAAAATATCAAAAAAGATCAAAAACTAAAACTCTTTTCGTTAGCTACACAAAATGCTTCTGAAGGGATTGTAATTACCGATGAACACAATACTATTATCGAAGTAAACCAAGCCTTTAAAGATATTTATAAATATGATGAAAGAGATATTATAGGAAAAAATCCAAGTTTCTTATCCTCTCGTAAACAATCCAAAAATTTTTACGATGAGATGTGGAAAAGTTTAAATGAGACTTCGAAATGGGCAGGAGAGATCGTAAATGTTAATGCTGAAGGAAAAGAGATCACTCAATGGTTAAGCATTAGTGTTTTAGAGTTACCGCATCATAAAAAAAACTATCTTGGAATTTTTACAAATTTAACAGAACTTAAACAGGCAAAAATACAGATCGAAGAGATGGCATTTATTGATTCTTTGACAGGATTGAAAAACAAATCAAAACTTGAGCATATGTTAGAGTCTTATAAAAATCCTGTAACATTGATTTTACTCAATATCAATAACTTCTCTTATATCAATACCGCTTACGGATACGAGATTGGTGATGCTATTTTACAAGATGTAGCAGAAGTTTTAAAAAACAATTTTGGCAAGCACCATACATTTAGAATTAATTCCGATGAGTTTGCTCTGTTATACGAAACAGATATTGACATAAAAAAGGTAGTTAGCGAAATTCAAAAATATTTTTACGGCTCTACTATTATGGTGAAAGATCTTACCTTTAACATCTCTTTTACCTATGGCGGTGTTTATGTTGATAAAAATGTTTTACGTGATGCTGCAATAGCTTTGAAAAAAGCGAAACAAAACGGGAAGAACAACCTTTTTATATACAACCATAAAGATGATGTTGCTCTAAATGATCAAAATAAAGAGAATTTCTTTGAATCAAACAGACTCTTACACTCTGCACTTCTTGAGGATCGAATAGTTCCATATTATCAGGGAATCAGAAACAATAGAACAGGAAAAATCATCAAATTTGAAGTACTTGCTAGAATTGAGGACTTTGATAAAGTTATCTCCCCTATCGCCTTTTTAGAAGCGGCAAAACTCTCGGGCTTGTTGTTAGAGATCACTAAAGCTATTATAGATAAAAGTTTTTATGAGATGGCACAAAACGACTACACCTTTTCTATAAATATTACGGAAGAGGATTTAAACCAACACTACTTAAAAATTTTTCTTCTGGAAAAAGTAAAACACTACAATATCAAGCCAAATAGAATTGTTTTGGAGGTTTTAGAAGGTATTAGTGCAACAGGAAAAATCAACCATATAGATCAGTTAAAAAGTTTAAAAGAGTGCGGATTTAAAATCGCCATAGATGATTTTGGTTCAGAATATTCTAACTTTGAAAGAATTTTAGATATGGATATAGACTTCTTGAAAATAGATGCACGATATATTAAAAATATTGACACCGATCCGAAAAGTTACGAGATAACAAGAGCTATAAGCTTTTTTGCTAAAAATGCAAATATTCCTGTTATCGCAGAGTTTGTACATTCTCAATCGATTCAGGAAAAACTTGAAGAACTTGATATCGAGTTCTCTCAAGGCTACCTCTTTAGTGAGCCTTCACCTCAGCCGATTGAGAAATAAACTTCTCAATCTCCCTTGCCTCTTATTATTTTAGTTGGCTCCAGTTGTCACCGATATTAAGTGAGGCTTTTAACGGGATATTTAACTTATAAATATCCTCCATTATAGACTGAAATTTTTTCCCAAGCTCATCTGAAACTGCTTCATCCACTTCAAAGATAAGTTCATCGTGAATCTGTAGCAACATTTTAGCGCCCAAGTTCTCTTTTTCAATCGTTTTAATAATTTTATTCATTGAAAGCTTAATCAGATCACTCGCACTCCCTTGAAAAACACTGTTTACACTCTCACGCTCATAAGCGGCTTTAAACATAGGTGTCGCATTTTCATAGTCAAAATATCTTCTTCTACGAAGCAGTGTCTCTATGTAGCCTTTCTCTTTAGAGCCGTCTACAATTGATCTAAAATAAGTTTTTACAGTTGGAAATGATTCAAAGTACTTCTCTATAATCGCCTTTGCCTCTTTTGTCGTAATTCCCAACGTATCTGAGAGTTTTTTCTGTCCCATTCCATATAGAAGTCCAAAGTTTACAGTTTTGGCAATACCTCTTTTTTGGGCAGCTTCCTCCTCGCCAAATAAAACGATGGCAGTTTGCAGGTGGATATCTTTATTATGATTAAAAGCATCAACAAGTACAGGATCCCCAGAAAAGTGTGCTAGCAGACGCAATTCAATCTGCGAGTAATCTATCCCTATAAGTTTTTTCCCTTTTGGTGCTACAAATGCTTGACGGATCTTTGCTCCAAGCGGTGTACGTGTAGGAATATTTTGCAAGTTAGGATTTTTAGAACTAAGTCTCCCTGTTGCCGTTCCCGTTTGTACAAAAGATGTATGGATACGGCTATCTTCGCTCTCACGTGCTAATTTTAATAACGGTTCAATATAAGTAGAGTAAAGTTTATATACTTCACGATACTCTAAAAGCTTCGGTATGATCTCATGAGAATCTTTGAGTGAGCTAAGAACCTTTTCGTCTGTAGAGTACCCAGTCTTAGTTTTCTTTCCTACAGGTAATCCTAACGTTTCAAAAAGTACTACACCTAACTGCTTTGTAGAGTTAATATTGAACTCTCCGCCTGCAAGTGTATATATCTCTTGTGTCAGTGTTTGAATATTGGCTTGTACCTCTGTTAAAAACTTCTCTAAGAAAGCTGTATCAACGGCAATACCTGTTTCTTCCATTTTTAAAAGTGTTTGTAAAAACGGGATCTCTATATCATCTGCTTCATCTATAAGATGATCAGCATTTTGCAATTCTAGTTTTTGTAAGAAAAGGTTATAGAGTTTAAAAGTGATATATGCATCTTCAGCCGCATATTTACATGCTTGCTCCAGCTCTACCGATGCAAATGTCTCCCCTTTTTTCACCGTATCTTTAAACGCAATCATTTTATGGTTTAAAAGTTTTTCCGAGAGTTTATCGAGAGAGAGTGCCGCTTCAGGATTGATAAGCCACGCGAGTATCATACTGTCGCTGTATACACTTAACTCTTCCCCTACAAACTTGTTAAGAAAGTGAAGATCAAACTTGATGTTATGCCCAACTATTAAAGAGTTAAAAATCTTTTTAATTGCATCCTTTGCATCATCTTCACTGATCTGCTCACCAACACCCAGATAAAAATGTCCAAACGGTACATAATACGCTTCATCTTCATTAAAACAAAATGAGAACCCTACAAGCTTATCGTTTTCATAATCAAGCCCCGTAGTCTCTGTATCGAAAGCTACGATAGTCAATTCTTCTAACTTTGCGATCACATCATCAAGCGTTTTCTTATCTGTGATTAGAGTTGTTTTAAACTCCTCTGCACTATGATCTTCTGCTATCTCTTCATTTGCTTTTTGAACAGCTTTCTCTTTTTGCTCATCACTTACCATATTTTTGGCATGAAGTGTTCGAAGTATAGCATTTTGTTCATACTGAACAAGTTCATCATAGATATTTAAAAACGGGTTTTCAACATCCATCTTGTACTCTTCAAAATCAAGCGTATCAAACGCATCGTCACGAAGCGTTACAAGTTGTTTTGACATATAAGCCTGATCTTTTGAAGCTATAAGCTTCTTTTGATTTGCACCTTTTATCTCGTCTATATGAGCATAGATATTATCTAAAGTTCCATATTCTTTTAAAAGCTTCTCAGCCCCAACTTTTCCTATCCCTTTTACACCTGGAACGTTATCGGCACTGTCACCTAAAATAGACTGATAATCGATAAACTGTTTTGGAGTTACACCGTACTTTTCATAACAAGCTTCTTCATTAACGCTTTTTCTTTTAATAGCATCGACGATAGTGACATTATCATCATCTATAAGCTGATAAAGGTCTTTATCGTGTGAAACTACACGAACTTTATACCCTTTATCTTTTGCAAACTTTACAACAGTGGCTATCATATCATCCGCTTCAAAACCGGTAAGACCAAGAGTTTTATAACCCATTTTATTGATCCACTCAATAGCAACAGGGAGCTGCATTGTAAGTTCAGGCGGTGGAGCTTGACGATTTGCTTTATAGTTTTCATCTATCTCGTTTCTAAAAGTATCCCCTTTAGAATCAACAGCAAAAATAATATAGTCACTATCGTGATCTTTTTGCAATGTAGAGATAAAGTTTGTAAATCCTGTTAAAAGTCCTGTCGGAAAACCATCTTTTGTTTTTAAGTGCTGCGGAAGTGCGTAAAAGCTTCTAAAAAAGAAGCCGAATGTATCTATAACTGTAACTACTTTAGACATGAAAGTTTATAACCCTTCTTCTTCGATAATATCTAACATATCGTCAATAGCATCTTCTATAGCTTCATGGTTATACCCTGCATCTCTTGCTTTACGAAGTGCAAAGTTGATGGCTTGTTCAGACAAAGGTTTATTGATAGGTAAAGCAGTTTTTACAATATGCAACGCCATTGCATACTCTTTAACCTCATCTGGCGCAGATGCAGGTTCATCGGCAAAACGGATCATCTCTACAAACTCTTTGTCAAAGCCCCAGTGTTCAAACACCTCAGCCGTAACTTCGGCACTCGTTACACCCACATACGACTTTTCAACTTGTGCCAGATTATTTGACATCTCAATTTCAGATTTGAAACTTACATCTTCATCTTCTTTGATTACGTCACTTGCAATAAGAATTTTTCCAGTCTCCTGTAAAAAAGCTGCGAGGTACAATTTTTCCGCTTTTTTCTTATCGATCTTGCCGTACCATCTATTCATCATGGTTGCTTGCAAAGAAGAGATCTCTGCAAATCTCTCACTTGTAATACCGTATGGTTGCATATCGACATTGAGCAGTTTTCTTAAGGCATTACCAAGGGCGATAGTCCTTGTCATACTCATTCCAAAAAGCGAAACTGCCTGACCGACATTTTTAATCTCCCTACCGAAGCCGTAAAGAGGTGAGTTTGCCGTTTTTAAAAGGTTAGCTACAATCATCGGGTCATGTTCAATCACCTTAGTAAGATCAGAAACTCCAGCTTCTTTATCTGCAAACACTCTATCTATATCTGCAATAGTTTTAGAAAGTGGAGGAAGGGATTTAATACTCTCTACAATTGAGCTTTTCATATCTCTAATACCTTTTTTTTTAATTATTTTATTTTTTATTATAGCGAATTCTAAATTTAATTATCTACACCTAATGACACTGTTGTACCGTTTTTAAAGGATCTGTAATATACTCATATCCATTGTAAATTGTAAAACCGCCATAGAGGATAACTGCTACACTCGATAAACTCATCATCATATTTCTAAAGTTTGTTGCACTTGCCATTGAGGACAAAAA
Above is a window of Sulfurimonas marina DNA encoding:
- a CDS encoding cation:proton antiporter: MGHELWSYSAIILFFVVIAKIVSQKTSTIDVIWLIIFGSLGVNLGILPTHNEILEAIGDWGIIFIMFALGFDEDLNHFIEGLKRSFGIAVIGAIFPFLAGYYTAGLFGYGFNTQMIWGLTMTATAVSLTMVSLREQGLHKTTASTAIMSAAVVDDILSLIGLSIMIPIAVSTTGENGSMIEFNELSIIIAKVLAFFAIISFIGLVLFPDSITKERDKKYSALFHVIVKVRQYLGIRKLLMAYSGKFTPLVMIFTAFVFGALADRFGFHPAIGAYFAGLFLREEYFMIKVDNQLRSHRKDSEFVINHLAYTIFGPIFFVELGSKLILDMELLTEVFPIVFVLFFAVFILQVLSAALAARFTGKYEWYQSVMIGLGMLGRAELAFIVIDIAYVDEKIIDIEQFDILIFTIFLLNIAVPLAIKRWEPYYMGTKRLELFGIKLSK
- a CDS encoding HDOD domain-containing protein, with the protein product MKSSIVESIKSLPPLSKTIADIDRVFADKEAGVSDLTKVIEHDPMIVANLLKTANSPLYGFGREIKNVGQAVSLFGMSMTRTIALGNALRKLLNVDMQPYGITSERFAEISSLQATMMNRWYGKIDKKKAEKLYLAAFLQETGKILIASDVIKEDEDVSFKSEIEMSNNLAQVEKSYVGVTSAEVTAEVFEHWGFDKEFVEMIRFADEPASAPDEVKEYAMALHIVKTALPINKPLSEQAINFALRKARDAGYNHEAIEDAIDDMLDIIEEEGL
- a CDS encoding sensor domain-containing diguanylate cyclase — protein: MSSEQNSCKNLELLELDEVPITQKEYDKIISIQSNILGMVADNEESDVVLNTLCRLAEKLLPNAVASIMLLDPKSNSLSVLSAPSVPEAGHKALEKLKPGKGAGSCGNAIFQNEAQYVVDTFEDERWLDLRELAHDFNLCACWSMPVKDENAQPIATFALSSFEQRSPSNFHKKLLETGAKIISIVLKNIKKDQKLKLFSLATQNASEGIVITDEHNTIIEVNQAFKDIYKYDERDIIGKNPSFLSSRKQSKNFYDEMWKSLNETSKWAGEIVNVNAEGKEITQWLSISVLELPHHKKNYLGIFTNLTELKQAKIQIEEMAFIDSLTGLKNKSKLEHMLESYKNPVTLILLNINNFSYINTAYGYEIGDAILQDVAEVLKNNFGKHHTFRINSDEFALLYETDIDIKKVVSEIQKYFYGSTIMVKDLTFNISFTYGGVYVDKNVLRDAAIALKKAKQNGKNNLFIYNHKDDVALNDQNKENFFESNRLLHSALLEDRIVPYYQGIRNNRTGKIIKFEVLARIEDFDKVISPIAFLEAAKLSGLLLEITKAIIDKSFYEMAQNDYTFSINITEEDLNQHYLKIFLLEKVKHYNIKPNRIVLEVLEGISATGKINHIDQLKSLKECGFKIAIDDFGSEYSNFERILDMDIDFLKIDARYIKNIDTDPKSYEITRAISFFAKNANIPVIAEFVHSQSIQEKLEELDIEFSQGYLFSEPSPQPIEK
- a CDS encoding flagellar hook-length control protein FliK → MIKLDSNKLQNIVLPSTNKALAQVLKDIAPSESALLSKAKDLSSILNTIFKESATNELQNQKLLELLKNNPTLKELGNIKTTIKELLGSLENEKQNLPIEKHLKSMLSDIKNIDDKVLKAKLENSGIFLESKLKNLNPKDAKIQELLSNDFKAALLKTKQELESSLLPNKTQLLNIVDKLSLQIDYYQLVSHLSNGAAMYIPYEFNALEDGNFTIKKDKNNAFFCDIELNLKKYGELRVRLGLFEKKYLNVNISTQNQELKQLLQSEMKELKEQLNTTGLLIKEIRFLDPNQTQYASDIDAVNLGFEAKV
- a CDS encoding EscU/YscU/HrcU family type III secretion system export apparatus switch protein produces the protein MKTKAAALKYDASKDSAPRVTAKGEGKTAQKILEIAKENDIPIKQDENLIELLSNVELDHEVPPEMYKAIAEVFSFIYKHTK
- a CDS encoding thiamine phosphate synthase, whose protein sequence is MKKYLITSPEFYTQESETFAEKLEAQIQKHQPDFLLYRDKENANYAELAKTFIAVCKEHQGVKCFLHQDPLLAHQLDAGGVHLNSTQFDKIAKAKELGLEVIVSTHTHDEVNEVQSLGADYVTYSPIFPSPNKGIPKGIEDLKLIVKSLNIKIFALGGIVDKVQIKAVEDAKAFGFASIRYFF
- a CDS encoding rhodanese-like domain-containing protein, giving the protein MRNLNTKLEEYAKRCDEIFLSDHLKAVIEEASRHVVNIDVEELYDISKDIILIDVREPEEFSSGYINAHTVLTIPRGKLEFMAIEKIAKQFGQDAQIVTYCLKGPRGALAAYQLQKLGFTNVKNLSGGILHWLAKGNTIHSYLGELSLA
- a CDS encoding NAD(P)/FAD-dependent oxidoreductase, coding for MNDDMYDLVVVGSGAAGLIGAVVAAREGKKVLVLEKLSKIASKLKATGGGRCNLTNTLSNEEFMSRFGRDGRFMQDALNGFDHNDLVEFLKGIGVETHAPDGFRIFPTSHSSQTIIDAFENELTRLDVEIKCEQRVERLLLEGEHISGIKTQDAIYKTANVILATGGLGYPALGAEGDGYILVEELGHKVTDLSPAMMPLKTKEKWQANCRADTIPKVELRVDIKKHKKLRAKGDLIFTKEGIRGPVVLDFAREVTPLLKKYDEVPILLNLTKGKNEEQIREHLKKISQEDPDKTIVELVHTLLPLPLSEELCKLATIEPDLKYNKIEGQKRDHLIKLLAWTPMTVTGHDGFKMAMITRGGISLKQIEPKTMQSKLVQGLYFCGEIMNLDGPCGGYNLQWSFASGYLAGQLKN
- the polA gene encoding DNA polymerase I is translated as MSKVVTVIDTFGFFFRSFYALPQHLKTKDGFPTGLLTGFTNFISTLQKDHDSDYIIFAVDSKGDTFRNEIDENYKANRQAPPPELTMQLPVAIEWINKMGYKTLGLTGFEADDMIATVVKFAKDKGYKVRVVSHDKDLYQLIDDDNVTIVDAIKRKSVNEEACYEKYGVTPKQFIDYQSILGDSADNVPGVKGIGKVGAEKLLKEYGTLDNIYAHIDEIKGANQKKLIASKDQAYMSKQLVTLRDDAFDTLDFEEYKMDVENPFLNIYDELVQYEQNAILRTLHAKNMVSDEQKEKAVQKANEEIAEDHSAEEFKTTLITDKKTLDDVIAKLEELTIVAFDTETTGLDYENDKLVGFSFCFNEDEAYYVPFGHFYLGVGEQISEDDAKDAIKKIFNSLIVGHNIKFDLHFLNKFVGEELSVYSDSMILAWLINPEAALSLDKLSEKLLNHKMIAFKDTVKKGETFASVELEQACKYAAEDAYITFKLYNLFLQKLELQNADHLIDEADDIEIPFLQTLLKMEETGIAVDTAFLEKFLTEVQANIQTLTQEIYTLAGGEFNINSTKQLGVVLFETLGLPVGKKTKTGYSTDEKVLSSLKDSHEIIPKLLEYREVYKLYSTYIEPLLKLARESEDSRIHTSFVQTGTATGRLSSKNPNLQNIPTRTPLGAKIRQAFVAPKGKKLIGIDYSQIELRLLAHFSGDPVLVDAFNHNKDIHLQTAIVLFGEEEAAQKRGIAKTVNFGLLYGMGQKKLSDTLGITTKEAKAIIEKYFESFPTVKTYFRSIVDGSKEKGYIETLLRRRRYFDYENATPMFKAAYERESVNSVFQGSASDLIKLSMNKIIKTIEKENLGAKMLLQIHDELIFEVDEAVSDELGKKFQSIMEDIYKLNIPLKASLNIGDNWSQLK